A region from the Variovorax sp. RKNM96 genome encodes:
- a CDS encoding quinone oxidoreductase, with amino-acid sequence MTTTIRFHQYGGPEVLQVEDDNVGMPGPGQVRLRHEAIGVNFIDTAFRQGVMPVPLPSVPGVEGAGIVEAVGADVTGIRVGDRMAYFLAPGSYAQVRLVDAAALLKVPDDLSSEQTVTVLTKGLTAWAGLNGFRPLKAGEKVLVQGASSSVGTMLSRWAKARGATVIGTVGSQAKQAALAGAVDHVLRSGDADLAAQIRRLAPEGVDVVYEFVGKATFAASAAAVRDGGTIVTIGAASGAPDIDRAALAARGVRIVGGPMAQHVQGAVAQATGDVFDAYRKGVFGALDVARYPLAEAARAHEDIAARRKSGAMILVP; translated from the coding sequence ATGACCACCACCATTCGCTTTCATCAATACGGCGGCCCCGAAGTCCTCCAGGTCGAGGACGACAACGTCGGCATGCCTGGGCCCGGGCAGGTCCGCCTGCGTCACGAGGCCATCGGCGTCAACTTCATCGATACCGCCTTTCGCCAGGGCGTGATGCCGGTTCCGCTGCCCTCGGTGCCGGGTGTCGAGGGCGCCGGCATCGTCGAGGCCGTCGGGGCGGATGTCACCGGCATCCGGGTCGGCGACCGGATGGCCTACTTTCTGGCGCCAGGCAGCTACGCGCAAGTGCGCCTGGTCGATGCGGCCGCGCTGCTGAAGGTGCCGGACGATCTCTCTTCGGAGCAGACCGTCACGGTGCTGACCAAGGGCCTGACCGCCTGGGCCGGCCTGAACGGCTTCCGTCCACTCAAGGCCGGCGAGAAGGTGCTGGTGCAGGGCGCCTCGAGCAGCGTGGGCACCATGCTCTCGCGCTGGGCCAAGGCAAGGGGCGCCACCGTCATCGGAACGGTGGGCTCGCAGGCCAAGCAGGCGGCGCTCGCGGGCGCCGTCGATCACGTCCTGCGCTCGGGCGACGCCGACCTGGCCGCACAGATCCGCCGGCTCGCGCCCGAAGGCGTCGATGTGGTCTACGAGTTCGTCGGCAAGGCCACGTTCGCCGCATCGGCGGCGGCCGTGCGCGATGGCGGAACCATCGTCACCATCGGTGCGGCTTCCGGTGCGCCGGACATCGACCGGGCGGCTCTCGCCGCGCGCGGCGTTCGCATCGTGGGCGGACCGATGGCGCAGCACGTGCAAGGTGCCGTGGCACAGGCGACCGGCGACGTGTTCGATGCGTACCGCAAGGGCGTCTTCGGTGCGCTCGACGTGGCCCGCTATCCGCTCGCCGAAGCGGCGCGGGCGCACGAGGACATCGCGGCCCGGCGCAAGTCGGGAGCGATGATCCTCGTGCCCTGA